In Salisediminibacterium beveridgei, one DNA window encodes the following:
- a CDS encoding YuzD family protein has translation MSEKITITVYGAEEKCASCIHLPSAKETMEWLQAALYRKFPDLTLTFRYVDIEAAESPEDEKWSQAILNDDYFYPLVILNGEVAAEGDPHLPELVKQIEQLNGSGV, from the coding sequence ATGAGTGAAAAAATAACCATAACCGTTTACGGTGCCGAGGAGAAATGTGCGAGCTGCATTCATCTGCCTAGCGCCAAAGAGACGATGGAATGGCTCCAAGCCGCATTGTACCGGAAGTTCCCTGATCTGACGTTGACATTTCGCTATGTGGATATCGAAGCGGCAGAATCACCGGAAGACGAAAAATGGTCACAGGCGATTCTCAACGATGATTATTTCTATCCTCTCGTGATCTTGAACGGGGAAGTCGCAGCAGAAGGTGATCCGCATTTGCCTGAGCTCGTCAAGCAAATTGAACAGCTGAACGGATCAGGAGTTTGA